In Paraburkholderia phenazinium, one DNA window encodes the following:
- a CDS encoding SDR family oxidoreductase, with the protein MERLTGKVAIVTGASAGIGRATAKLFAAEGAKVVIAARREAELETLAAEIVSEGGEVALLAGDVQSEAFAKALVALAVSRFGRLDIAYNNAGTLGEMGPSTGVSEEGWSAALATNLTSAFLGAKHQIPELVKQGGGSIIFTSTFVGYSFAFPGTAAYAASKAGLIGLTQALAAEYGPQGVRVNAILPGAVDTPMYRDMNDTAESQAFVTGLHALKRVARPEELARSVLYLASDDSSFVTGTASLVDGGASITRT; encoded by the coding sequence ATGGAACGCCTGACAGGAAAAGTCGCCATCGTGACCGGCGCCAGTGCGGGAATTGGCCGTGCCACCGCAAAGCTGTTCGCGGCGGAAGGCGCAAAAGTCGTCATTGCAGCGCGGCGCGAAGCCGAACTTGAAACGCTCGCTGCCGAGATCGTCAGCGAAGGCGGCGAGGTCGCGCTTCTCGCGGGCGACGTGCAGTCGGAAGCGTTCGCGAAAGCGCTGGTCGCGCTCGCGGTGAGCCGCTTCGGCCGCCTCGATATCGCCTATAACAACGCCGGCACCTTGGGCGAAATGGGGCCGAGCACGGGCGTGTCGGAAGAAGGCTGGTCGGCCGCATTGGCGACCAATCTGACGAGCGCCTTTTTAGGTGCGAAGCACCAGATCCCCGAACTGGTGAAGCAAGGGGGTGGATCGATCATCTTCACGTCAACGTTCGTCGGCTACTCATTCGCGTTCCCAGGGACCGCGGCCTACGCTGCGAGTAAGGCTGGGTTGATTGGATTGACGCAGGCGCTGGCTGCCGAGTATGGACCGCAAGGCGTGCGCGTGAATGCCATTTTGCCTGGCGCTGTGGACACACCGATGTATCGCGACATGAACGATACCGCCGAGTCGCAGGCCTTCGTGACCGGATTGCATGCGCTCAAGCGGGTCGCACGCCCCGAAGAACTCGCTCGCTCGGTGCTTTATCTCGCGTCCGATGATTCGTCCTTCGTGACCGGTACCGCCTCGTTGGTCGATGGCGGCGCATCGATTACGCGTACGTAA
- a CDS encoding LysR family transcriptional regulator, protein MDRLRAYEVFVTVVNRSSFTRAADALDTSPANVTRYVNELEAHLGTRLLNRTSRRLSLTESGETLFARCKAILDDVAETEGLVSSASVKPRGRLRINAPVSFGILYLAPLWPEFMRRYPHVELDVALIDRVVDIVDEGYDLAIRISHAGSTHHAARKLATSRNILCASPAYLARCGYPAATSDLIGHRCIGYSYAATGDEWQLIDSENTVHPVKVNCHMHTNNGDTARAAALAGEGVIWQPTFLVGKDLRAGKLVRVLPEYRLPDIDVLALYPSRRHLSAKIRVAIDFLVEAFGELPPWDRADT, encoded by the coding sequence ATGGATCGGCTGCGCGCTTATGAAGTCTTCGTGACCGTGGTGAACCGCAGCAGCTTCACGCGCGCCGCCGATGCGCTCGACACGTCGCCCGCCAACGTGACCCGCTACGTCAATGAGTTGGAAGCGCACCTCGGCACACGCCTGCTGAATCGCACTTCACGCAGGCTTTCTCTCACCGAAAGCGGCGAGACCCTTTTTGCCCGCTGCAAGGCGATCCTCGACGACGTCGCCGAAACCGAGGGCCTGGTGTCATCTGCATCCGTCAAACCCCGCGGACGGCTTCGCATCAATGCTCCTGTAAGCTTTGGCATTCTGTATCTGGCGCCTCTATGGCCCGAGTTCATGCGGAGATATCCCCATGTGGAACTCGACGTTGCACTGATCGACCGCGTTGTCGATATCGTCGATGAAGGCTATGACCTCGCCATTCGCATCTCACACGCCGGCTCGACCCATCACGCGGCTCGCAAGCTGGCGACATCGAGAAACATCCTGTGCGCGTCACCGGCCTATCTCGCGCGCTGCGGATATCCGGCGGCAACATCGGACCTGATCGGGCATCGATGCATCGGCTACTCGTACGCGGCCACCGGCGACGAGTGGCAACTGATCGATAGCGAGAACACGGTTCACCCCGTGAAAGTCAACTGTCACATGCACACCAACAATGGCGATACGGCGCGCGCTGCGGCGCTCGCCGGGGAAGGCGTAATCTGGCAACCCACCTTTCTGGTCGGCAAGGACCTGCGCGCCGGCAAGCTCGTTCGGGTCCTACCTGAGTATCGCTTGCCCGACATCGACGTGCTCGCGTTGTACCCGAGTCGCCGGCACCTGAGTGCCAAGATACGTGTGGCGATTGATTTCCTCGTCGAGGCGTTCGGTGAGCTGCCGCCGTGGGATCGGGCGGATACATGA
- a CDS encoding ATP-binding cassette domain-containing protein, producing MSLLELRDVSKHFGAIRALNDVTFSLEPGQVVGLMGDNGAGKSTLVKVIAGNFPPSHGEILIDGKPVHFNKPVDARARGIEVVYQDLALCDNLTAAANVFLGREPRLGFWPIRILDHATMYRRAGELFKELKSETRPLDLVRQMSGGQRQAVAIARTRLSEARLVIMDEPTAAISVRQVAEVLELIKRLSEHGIAVILISHRMPDVFAVAQRVVVMRRGRKVADKQTEASSPEEVTGLITGAIATA from the coding sequence ATGAGTCTTCTGGAGCTCAGAGACGTTTCCAAGCACTTCGGCGCCATTCGCGCCCTGAACGACGTCACGTTCAGTCTGGAGCCGGGCCAGGTGGTCGGGCTCATGGGAGACAACGGCGCCGGTAAATCGACCCTGGTGAAGGTCATCGCCGGTAACTTTCCGCCCTCGCACGGCGAAATCCTCATCGACGGCAAGCCGGTGCATTTCAACAAGCCGGTCGACGCCCGCGCCCGGGGAATCGAAGTCGTCTATCAGGACCTCGCACTTTGCGACAACCTGACGGCAGCCGCCAATGTGTTTCTCGGCCGCGAGCCACGGCTCGGTTTCTGGCCCATCCGCATTCTCGATCACGCCACCATGTACCGCCGCGCCGGCGAGCTCTTCAAGGAACTGAAATCGGAGACGCGTCCGCTCGATCTGGTGCGGCAGATGTCGGGGGGGCAGCGGCAAGCGGTGGCGATCGCGCGCACGCGCCTCTCCGAAGCGCGGCTCGTCATCATGGACGAGCCGACGGCCGCGATCAGCGTGCGCCAGGTGGCGGAGGTGCTCGAACTCATCAAGCGGCTGTCCGAACATGGCATCGCGGTCATTCTCATCAGCCACCGCATGCCGGACGTCTTCGCCGTCGCCCAGCGCGTGGTCGTCATGCGGCGCGGGCGCAAGGTGGCGGACAAGCAGACCGAAGCGTCCTCGCCGGAAGAAGTGACCGGCCTCATCACCGGAGCCATCGCCACCGCCTGA